A segment of the Bacillus sp. es.034 genome:
GAGGACCCTTGCACAAGATAGACAATCCCGTTCGCTCCGTACCCCAATTCTTTTACAATCGTATAGATATGTTTATACCACTTACCTCTTATAACTGTTCCAGGGGGGAAACTAAATGGTTTCTTCGAAGTATTGTTCATCATCGCCACGAGAGAGCAATCCCCTTAATGAACGTTTTTTCTTAAAGTGTGTGATGGCTTCGGAGATCGCCGGTCCGGTTGGAGTGATTCCGCCTGGAGACAATTTAGAGAAAATACTCGTCAGTGTTTCGAGTCTTGGTGTCCAATCCAGCAATTTTTCGACATCTTGTCGTTTCCCGGGAAATACAAACACAGAAAACTTGTTATCACCCATCCGTGCATTTAAGCTTAATGATAGATCCAGCAACGCTTCTTTAACCGTCGGAAGCTTATGCTTCATACTTGCAGACGTATCTACAAGAATCAACACTTCCATATCGACGGATTCACCCAGTTCATCCACTACTTCCATAACTTCTCCACGCTGTTCGGGAGGAAGTTCTTCCATGGAGGCGGATTTCCCGAGGATTTGTTTCAACTCTTTATTCACAACTCCCTGCAAGGTCTGTGTCATGGCTTTACGCGTGACCATCTGTACCGTTTGAGAAAGCTGTTGTGCATATACAATCTGGCTCACCCCACCCCCCGATAGAGCAATCCCTTCAATTTCCTGCATTCCATTATCATCTATGACATCATTGTCAATCACACCAATTACATTGACCGAGATTCCCTGCTCCTTGGCAAGGGCTGCCATCGCAATTGGATCTTCTCCTTGATTCGAGCAACCATCCGTAATTAAAAGAATTTGACGAAGTGTACCTGGCTTCATCAGAATCCCCTCCTCATTCTAAAGTTGATATCATCTTCGCCGAATAAGGAGGGATTTATACTCTAGTTAACTATTTTAAAGGGTGCGGACCCTAGGAAATTTTATCTTTCGCCTTCGTTTTTTGCATAGGGATGGATGACCACTTCGGTATGTTATGCTTGATTTTCGACACCACGATGGTCATATCATCTTCTATTAATCCGGAGCTCGACCGGATTACCTCCTCCATTAGAATGTCTGCCACTTCCTGTGGATCATCGGTTTCGAGTTCCTTTATTTTTCTCTTCATCCACAGATCATAATTTTCCACATGCTTCGGCCCCTCAAAGGCACCGTCACTCATCATGATAAGAAGATCTCCTGCTTTCAATTGTTCCGAGACGACATCGACATCGAAGTCCTGCTGAAGCATCCCCATCGGTAAGTTACTGGCTTCCACCTTGAGGATTTTATCTCCCCGCTTAATGAAGCTTGGGGTCGAACCTATTTTTAAGAACCTCGAAGACGCATTTTGCAGGTCGATCATGGCTAAATCCAGTGTGGAGAAAATTTCATCATTCGTTCTGAGGGAGAGAATCGAATTGATGGACTTGATCGCCACCTCTTCTTCGATCCCCGACTCGAGGATCTTTTTCAATAGTCTCAGTGTTTCATTGCTTTCGTAATGGGCCCGTTCACCGTTCCCCATCCCGTCACTGATCGCAACGGCATACTTCCCCCTTCCCAATTCAATCATGGAGTAACTATCTCCTGAAACCAGTCCTCCTCCTTTTGCTGCATGGGATGCACCTGTATCGACGACAAATTTCTTTGCAGATTGAAAGGTTACATGACACTGACCATTCGGAAATTGAGCGCACTCCTCCTTTTGTACGACGATGTTTTCACCTAGAATATCCGATAACATGGGAGCGATGAGCTTTTCCCCCTGTCCGTGACCTCCGCAATAAGGCATGGTCATATCAATATCGACATTTCCCTGCTCCAGATTATAGATTTCAATGTTTTCGATCTCGATCCCGAACTCTCCGATACTTGCCAGGATCTGCTCTTCCTGAATATGATGATTCTCCCTTTCTCTCTGGATTTCTTTCGCGAAATTCCCCATGACTTCAGATACACCAAGCAACTGGTCAGCCACAAGCTTCCTGCTTTCCTGAACCTGTTTCTTCAATTTCAGATTGGCCTGATAGAAAGTGAGCTCCTGATAGATCGTATCCTTCAGCTTCTTTTCTCTCGTACAATGCTTCTCTACTTCTCTTGCAAGTTTCGGGGAAAGGGGCACCCTTCCCTGATCGTACTCAGTCATCACATCTTTCATGAGATTATAGGTTTTATCAAAATTCCGCGCCCAGCACTGATCCTTCTTAAAGCAGGTTTGACACGTCTTCTCGGTGACATTGCTGAGAAAATAGTCAAACTCTTTATCTTCCTCCTCTTCAAACCGGTCTTCTATTTGTTGAAAGCTGTTCGAAAGAGCCTGGAACACTGACGAGAATTGGGTGACCCGGTGAGCGGTCACATCCCTCACCCGGCGCATATACCCTTGTTGGTCCTGCTGATATTCAGCTGTCCCCGGTATGTGCCTCGCAATTTTAGAGGTTAAACTTTGAGGGGTGAGAAATAGAAGTAATATCGCTACCCCCGATTCATAAAGAGTTTTCGTAATAACTGTATCCGTATCCCCGTACATGCCCATTAGTAATGTAGCAATTAACAAACCGATTGCCGCTCCGAATTTCTTCCCTTCTTTCATGAGTCCGCCCAGAAGTCCCGAAAAAGCAAGCAAGCTCATTTGATAAAAGCTTGAAACGTTGGCTAAACTGAAGACGAGGCCAGTCACGACCCCTACCGTCGATCCCACTGTGGCCCCTGCAATAAAGGAAAACAGCAGTACCAGATATCTTGATAACACATGTTCTACAGACAGATTGTATACTGACCATCCGATCGTTCCCGTCATGATCGAGGCCAGAAGGATGATCAAGCTCACTACTTCTTCTGTTTTCAGTGATTTCCTTCTGCGCTGAACCGTGACAAGGGGGACGCTCTGGATGAAGATATAGGTTAAGAGAAACGCCAGGCTTGCTTCAATTACCGCCATGACCCCGTTGTAGATCGTCAAGGCCTGTCCCTGTTGGATATAATCGAATCCAAGCTTTGCAGCCATCACCGTAAAGAACACATAGAAGGCAACAACCCTCACATTATTCTTGTGATATTTCTGCGATAATCGATACGTTAACAGGAATAATACCGCACTGACAAACGTATAACTGATACTAGGAATGGATAAGGTGAGCGCTCCTGCCAGCAACCCCATGAGTGCGATCGGTGACTTCTCCCTCCGGATGATATAAACCGACGCAAAGAATGGCAGAGCAAAAGGTGTCAGATGTGAAAGGATTAAAGCTCTTCCGAGGAGAAACCCGATAACGAATAGAGCAGCCCCCTTTTCTACGAATAACCACTCAAGCTTTGAATAAATGGACCGGATCCCCTTGGACAGTTCCACCCTCGTGTGTTCAATGTCTACGTTCTGAACTGGTTCGATGATCGACTGATCGACTTTCCCCATGTATGAAACACTCCCCATTTCTTTTTTTGTTCAGTATAAAGGGTACAAGCGCAAAACTTTGTCAAAATGAGGGAATGCATTCCAAGAATGTTTCGACGTCTTTCTATGGTATCCGGTAAAATATTCAGAATATTCACGAGTCACCCTCTTTTATTCCCGTGTTTTTTCTTTCCCATTCCTTACGTATCGTTGCTTAAGGGAATTTTGACAATTTCTTTATGATTGTATATTGACAAGATAATTCTTTCTAGGTATCATAGTTTTTGTGCCAAAAAGGCGCATATCCATATGGCGGTGTAGCTCAGCTGGCTAGAGCGTACGGTTCATACCCGTGAGGTCGGGGGTTCGATCCCCTCCGCCGCTACCATATTGTGTCGGCCCGTTGGTCAAGCGGTTAAGACACCGCCCTTTCACGGCGGTAACACGGGTTCGAATCCCGTACGGGTCATAGAAAAAAGACTATCATGATGATAGTCTTTTTTGTTTACTCTATTTTCCCGTCAAACCTTTTCGGCAGATACCAATTCTTCGATCTGCTCTAGGTGGTGCTTATCATGACCGATGAAGTCTTCAAAAAATTCTTCCAGGGTGAAGCTTTGATCCCCGACTTTGAACGATTGCCCGAAATCATCTTCCGCTACGTTTTTTACATAAGTGATCATCAGATCCCTTGTTCTGATCCCTTCTTCGATTAAATCTTCCTGGTTCACTACGCGATGGGCATAATCTTCTGCTTCTCCATTAAATTTCTCAAAATCAGGAAAGGGTGGGAGTTCTGCTCGTTCTCCAACATGAGGGAGAATCTCCTGTAAAGAATATTGATCCCATTTAATGATATGGGCTATATTGGCAGCGATCGACCATTTATCTTCCTCCATGGGCATTAACCATTCAACTTCACTTAGCAGCTTCAGTTCCTCCAACCACATCTTAAATGACTCATAATGATCGATAATCTGTTCGCATTTCATCCATCCTGCCCCCACTCACGATATTTATCTCTACCTATTCGATAAGAGCAGGTGATTTTCCTGTGTTGATGTCTATCAATAATATAAAAAACAGGCATACCCATCATAATGGGTATGCCTGTTTTCCGTTCACAACCTGCTATATGGGTTAATAGACAGCAAGTTAACCTTTTTTCGCCCCTTTTCCACCACGACGAGACTCGGTATTTTTCTTTAAAGATGATAAACGATCTTCACTGTCTTTCAAGAAACGTGCCATCTTTTGTTCGAAACTTTCTTTAGTACGAGTGTCGCTCGGTTTATTATTACTACGCGGGCGCTGAGGACGCTGAGGGCGCTGCGGGCGTTGTGGTTGATCTTTCGCTTTACGGATGGATAAACCGATCTTTCCATCTTTCTCAACATTAATAACTTTAACCGTTACTTCGTCGCCGACTTTAAGGTGTTCGTTAATATCCTTAACATAGTTGTCTGCAACTTCACTAATGTGAACTAAACCAGTTGAACCTTCCGATAATTCCACGAACGCTCCAAAATTTGTAATACCTGTTACCTTACCCTGTAACTTGCTGCCTACTTCGATTGACATAAAAGAAATGCTCCTCCTTAAAATTATAAAAGATAAACCTTACTATATATTATAGCCAATTAAAAAAAAGAGTGTCAATAAGACACCTCTTCTTCTTTCTCTTTATCTGGTTCAGGTATGTTGAAAATAATCTCACCTTCATCTGATAAAAAGTAATCCCGGCGCGCGAGTTTGGCTATATATTCATCATCGTTAAGCTTCACAATCTCTTCTTCCAAGGCTGATTGCTTATCTTTCAGGTCTTCTAACTTTTTTTCCAATTGTGCTTTTTCCGTTTGTTTATCTTCTAAAACCTGGGCTCTGGAAATGAGGGTCGAGATTAAAAATCCACTAATTGCCAACACTAAAACAAAGAAAACTGCTAATCGACGGACCAAACGCTTTTTTCTCTTAGAAGAAGATTTATGCATATGCTCCTGATGGCGGACATATTCATTTTCCATTGGTGTCACGTTTTTTCTCATTTCCAAACCTCCTTTACAATATGGAGTGGCAAAGCCATAAGCCCTATTCTTTATCTTTAGGTTTCTTTTTGAACTTTTCTACCACTCTATATACTTTTTTGATGTACGCTTTAAAAATTCCTGCTACTTTATTATATAACTTCTCGACTCTTTTTGTAAGATTTTTCGGCAATAAATTCCAAATACCCTTCAATATCCACCATATTGGTGTGATTACGAGCTTAATCGCCCATTGCATCACTTTCATGATCACCTTTAAAAGGAATAATATGACGGATAAG
Coding sequences within it:
- a CDS encoding S1 domain-containing RNA-binding protein, which translates into the protein MSIEVGSKLQGKVTGITNFGAFVELSEGSTGLVHISEVADNYVKDINEHLKVGDEVTVKVINVEKDGKIGLSIRKAKDQPQRPQRPQRPQRPRSNNKPSDTRTKESFEQKMARFLKDSEDRLSSLKKNTESRRGGKGAKKG
- a CDS encoding septum formation initiator family protein yields the protein MRKNVTPMENEYVRHQEHMHKSSSKRKKRLVRRLAVFFVLVLAISGFLISTLISRAQVLEDKQTEKAQLEKKLEDLKDKQSALEEEIVKLNDDEYIAKLARRDYFLSDEGEIIFNIPEPDKEKEEEVSY
- the spoIIE gene encoding stage II sporulation protein E, which gives rise to MGKVDQSIIEPVQNVDIEHTRVELSKGIRSIYSKLEWLFVEKGAALFVIGFLLGRALILSHLTPFALPFFASVYIIRREKSPIALMGLLAGALTLSIPSISYTFVSAVLFLLTYRLSQKYHKNNVRVVAFYVFFTVMAAKLGFDYIQQGQALTIYNGVMAVIEASLAFLLTYIFIQSVPLVTVQRRRKSLKTEEVVSLIILLASIMTGTIGWSVYNLSVEHVLSRYLVLLFSFIAGATVGSTVGVVTGLVFSLANVSSFYQMSLLAFSGLLGGLMKEGKKFGAAIGLLIATLLMGMYGDTDTVITKTLYESGVAILLLFLTPQSLTSKIARHIPGTAEYQQDQQGYMRRVRDVTAHRVTQFSSVFQALSNSFQQIEDRFEEEEDKEFDYFLSNVTEKTCQTCFKKDQCWARNFDKTYNLMKDVMTEYDQGRVPLSPKLAREVEKHCTREKKLKDTIYQELTFYQANLKLKKQVQESRKLVADQLLGVSEVMGNFAKEIQRERENHHIQEEQILASIGEFGIEIENIEIYNLEQGNVDIDMTMPYCGGHGQGEKLIAPMLSDILGENIVVQKEECAQFPNGQCHVTFQSAKKFVVDTGASHAAKGGGLVSGDSYSMIELGRGKYAVAISDGMGNGERAHYESNETLRLLKKILESGIEEEVAIKSINSILSLRTNDEIFSTLDLAMIDLQNASSRFLKIGSTPSFIKRGDKILKVEASNLPMGMLQQDFDVDVVSEQLKAGDLLIMMSDGAFEGPKHVENYDLWMKRKIKELETDDPQEVADILMEEVIRSSSGLIEDDMTIVVSKIKHNIPKWSSIPMQKTKAKDKIS
- a CDS encoding VWA domain-containing protein translates to MKPGTLRQILLITDGCSNQGEDPIAMAALAKEQGISVNVIGVIDNDVIDDNGMQEIEGIALSGGGVSQIVYAQQLSQTVQMVTRKAMTQTLQGVVNKELKQILGKSASMEELPPEQRGEVMEVVDELGESVDMEVLILVDTSASMKHKLPTVKEALLDLSLSLNARMGDNKFSVFVFPGKRQDVEKLLDWTPRLETLTSIFSKLSPGGITPTGPAISEAITHFKKKRSLRGLLSRGDDEQYFEETI
- a CDS encoding DinB family protein; the encoded protein is MKCEQIIDHYESFKMWLEELKLLSEVEWLMPMEEDKWSIAANIAHIIKWDQYSLQEILPHVGERAELPPFPDFEKFNGEAEDYAHRVVNQEDLIEEGIRTRDLMITYVKNVAEDDFGQSFKVGDQSFTLEEFFEDFIGHDKHHLEQIEELVSAEKV